Proteins from one Erysipelothrix larvae genomic window:
- a CDS encoding Mu transposase domain-containing protein, which produces MIDNHGLSDERKVEVIDQIVGDRHYDASKRGKRKLTQEIQASRETFIRQDYRYGERLEFDFGEVKLLINGEPRTYYLAVFSSPASGYRYAYLYPNQRKQVFIDAHVRFFEHSKGSWGEVVYDNMRNVVKRFITPYEKEINDDCLKLALYYNFEINLTNIRSGHEKGSVENSVKVIRNRVFAKDYKFETFEEACVHLEQTLDEINIKSSIEDEKKELQPYRIPYEFADIEVYSVDKYGCIHVENNFYSVPDYLQHKRVTVKNTVNSIRIYSNHTFVYEHKKIDGHHQYQLVLDHYLNTMMTKPGSVKNSLVLKQHPELYNIYHNHYKTRTKEFIEILQENRNETYKTLKDALKYRLVSNAIDTVEYDDSIQEQSRKQLKKISQLMH; this is translated from the coding sequence TTGATTGATAATCATGGTTTATCAGACGAAAGAAAAGTAGAAGTCATTGATCAAATTGTTGGGGACCGTCACTATGATGCAAGCAAACGAGGTAAGCGCAAGTTAACGCAAGAAATTCAAGCTTCACGAGAAACATTTATTCGACAAGATTATCGATATGGTGAGCGGTTAGAGTTTGACTTTGGAGAAGTAAAGCTTTTAATTAATGGTGAACCAAGAACATATTATCTCGCTGTTTTCTCATCACCAGCAAGTGGATATCGGTATGCATATTTATATCCAAACCAACGCAAACAAGTATTCATAGATGCACATGTTCGCTTCTTTGAGCATTCTAAAGGCTCTTGGGGTGAAGTTGTATATGACAATATGAGAAACGTCGTGAAGCGCTTTATAACGCCTTATGAAAAAGAAATTAATGATGATTGCCTCAAACTGGCACTCTATTATAATTTTGAAATTAACCTGACTAATATACGAAGTGGTCATGAAAAAGGAAGTGTAGAAAACAGTGTTAAGGTAATTCGAAATCGTGTATTCGCAAAGGACTATAAGTTTGAAACATTTGAAGAGGCATGTGTTCATCTTGAACAGACTCTTGATGAAATCAATATAAAGAGTTCAATCGAAGATGAAAAGAAAGAACTTCAACCTTACAGAATTCCTTATGAATTCGCTGATATCGAAGTATATAGTGTTGACAAGTATGGTTGTATACACGTTGAAAATAATTTTTATTCAGTCCCAGACTATCTCCAACACAAAAGAGTTACGGTCAAAAACACCGTAAATTCGATACGCATCTATTCAAATCACACATTTGTGTACGAACATAAAAAGATAGATGGTCACCATCAATATCAGCTTGTGTTGGACCACTATCTGAATACAATGATGACTAAGCCGGGATCTGTAAAGAATTCACTTGTCCTAAAACAACATCCTGAGCTTTATAACATCTACCATAATCATTATAAAACAAGAACTAAAGAGTTCATAGAAATTCTTCAAGAAAACAGGAATGAAACGTATAAAACGCTCAAAGATGCTTTAAAGTATCGGTTGGTTTCAAATGCAATTGACACCGTTGAGTATGATGACAGCATACAAGAACAATCACGTAAACAACTTAAGAAAATAAGCCAATTAATGCACTAG
- a CDS encoding ATP-binding protein, which translates to METVEQLSKELKLSFIKTHYEAAIQEAKHKGLDFQEFLNELLYCERNNRRDNGIKQRIRAARFPQNKTLEDFTTVKFNSELKRKFKELETLNFIENKKVLFISVPNLIIELKEAMSKNQITQYKKKFEKFDLVILDELGYVSFDKEGSEILFNLISNRIAVGSMIITTNLMFDRWEEIFKDPILTTALVDRLTYKSHLLNMSGESYRVEETIAWLKSKE; encoded by the coding sequence ATGGAAACAGTTGAACAATTGTCAAAAGAATTAAAACTTTCATTCATAAAAACACACTATGAAGCAGCAATACAGGAAGCGAAACACAAAGGATTGGATTTTCAAGAATTTCTTAACGAACTGCTTTATTGCGAACGAAACAATCGTCGTGACAACGGAATAAAACAACGCATTCGTGCTGCTCGATTTCCTCAAAACAAGACATTGGAGGATTTTACGACTGTAAAATTTAATTCAGAATTAAAACGAAAGTTTAAAGAACTGGAAACATTGAACTTTATAGAAAATAAAAAAGTGCTATTTATCAGCGTTCCTAATCTAATTATAGAGTTAAAAGAAGCTATGTCAAAAAATCAAATTACGCAATACAAAAAGAAGTTTGAAAAATTTGATCTAGTAATTCTTGATGAACTCGGCTATGTGTCATTTGATAAAGAAGGAAGTGAAATTCTATTCAATCTAATTTCAAATAGAATAGCAGTAGGTTCTATGATTATTACAACAAATTTAATGTTCGATAGATGGGAAGAAATATTCAAAGATCCCATTCTAACAACTGCTCTAGTCGACCGATTAACCTATAAATCACATCTATTAAATATGAGTGGAGAGAGTTATCGTGTTGAAGAAACAATTGCTTGGCTAAAGAGCAAAGAATGA
- a CDS encoding IS110 family transposase — MAKYFHTAQFKNNREGFNLLSVIIKPFKIQHYFIDFESAGHYGDNLIRYVVGKDYTVGLINPLTTDAYRKNGNSKNQA; from the coding sequence ATGGCGAAGTACTTCCACACTGCACAATTCAAGAATAATCGAGAAGGATTCAACCTACTAAGTGTTATCATCAAACCCTTCAAAATCCAACACTATTTCATCGATTTTGAATCAGCTGGTCACTATGGTGACAATCTAATCCGTTACGTAGTCGGCAAAGACTATACTGTTGGTCTCATCAATCCTTTGACCACGGATGCATACCGTAAAAACGGAAATTCGAAAAACCAAGCCTGA
- a CDS encoding transposase: MSRFSSASKFLAYVGCGPSIYHSETNQAVNSRISELGSQHLHYALYNAVFIVSQFESAFNPYYKRSENIESLSQYFGSCG; encoded by the coding sequence ATCTCTCGTTTCTCCAGTGCATCAAAGTTCTTAGCTTATGTAGGGTGTGGTCCATCCATTTACCATTCTGAAACTAATCAAGCGGTCAATAGCCGCATATCCGAACTGGGAAGTCAGCATCTTCACTATGCGTTGTATAATGCAGTTTTTATTGTAAGCCAGTTTGAATCTGCCTTTAATCCATATTATAAACGAAGTGAGAACATAGAAAGTCTCTCGCAATACTTTGGATCATGTGGCTAA